The genomic DNA CTTTTGGTAAATAATTATATTCAATCAACAAGCACGGACACCGAGGCTGAATAAAGTGCTTTGCTTTATTTTTGATATGCACGCACCTTGGGTCATTATCACTTCTTTTGTAATTAGCACCAATGGAAATGTCCACACATCAAACACACGCATGTAAAGAGAGTCATAAAGTGCAGTGGGTgggtgcgtgcacacacacgcacatgtacAAATACACATCAATACTGCACAGGGAACCACAGTGACTGGGCCATGAGAAGGCAGATGTGCTTTATGTTTGAGGACGAATGGAACATGTGGAGGTGGGGATGAGCCGTCATGGCCGAATCATATAAACCACCACACTTGCCGTCCCCTCAACCCTGACCCCCGGGGTGTAGATTGAGGTGTCCACGCTGGCAGAGCCGGTGCTGATGTGTGAGAGCCTAAAGATGGTCAgcagagggtcaaagttcacGGTCATGTTGTGCCTGGACGCCCTTTGGTTTGCAGGCTGCTGAAGTGCGCCTCCCGCAGGATTCTGTTGATGTGGTCGTAGGAGACACTCCCCCTCCCGTCACCCTGGAAACCGTGCTGCAAGGAGCTGGCAGATTCCTCAGGCTTTGGGCTAAGGGAGTGTTGGGTGATGCAGTTGCTCTGACTGTGTATGCACGGCCTGGTGCTGGCCACCATTGTTGCCTCTGGACTGCTGATCCCATTACTGCTGTCACTGCTGGAAGACTGGGAACacagggggtgggggtggggggggcgggATTAGATGCTGCagctgtaaataaaacattcaacgcTCATAAAAGCCCAGTGTTACATGGGTTCACATGCATGACACACATAATCCAAGTCAGATAACAGACTTTAACCACTGATGATTGACCCATCGTACCTCGGAATCCAAATCTGACACATGGAGGCAAGGACCTCTTCCAAATCTCTTAGCCCGAGGcatgagctgctgctgctcctcctcactgtcacaGCTATGATGTCGCTTCCTGCAGAGGTGGAAACCATCCAGACATTGTGCGTGTCATAGAAGAAAAGATGCAGGCGGTGAGAGAAAGTGTGAGATTAGTTGGAGGAGAGCGGAGAGTCTCAGAAAAAGAACATGAAGAGGAA from Gouania willdenowi chromosome 19, fGouWil2.1, whole genome shotgun sequence includes the following:
- the LOC114481147 gene encoding protein FAM104A, with the protein product MLTDSRKRHHSCDSEEEQQQLMPRAKRFGRGPCLHVSDLDSESSSSDSSNGISSPEATMVASTRPCIHSQSNCITQHSLSPKPEESASSLQHGFQGDGRGSVSYDHINRILREAHFSSLQTKGRPGTT